A window from Dehalobacter sp. DCA encodes these proteins:
- a CDS encoding DUF3892 domain-containing protein, whose amino-acid sequence MRATKIKMKTGCGTSNNLLEIDSIYITGSTQDGYYTKAAVHDYVKEHPGTLQVNITPYPNVVHATSVNGEKYVKSTPDYTTKDNLLNLPRE is encoded by the coding sequence ATGAGAGCTACGAAAATTAAAATGAAGACTGGATGTGGTACATCCAATAATTTACTCGAAATTGATTCCATCTATATTACGGGTAGTACTCAGGATGGATATTACACGAAAGCTGCAGTGCATGATTATGTTAAAGAGCACCCTGGAACTTTACAAGTAAATATTACCCCGTACCCTAATGTGGTACATGCTACAAGTGTTAATGGTGAAAAGTATGTAAAGTCAACGCCGGACTATACCACAAAAGACAATTTATTGAATCTTCCAAGAGAATAA
- a CDS encoding DNA sulfur modification protein DndB, translating into MKIPAIRARIGVWVYYISTMTFEQVRKYVKPVDDELHKSTVLREMLQRSITDNYKKIATYIEQQEERFFNSLVLAVYDGDPQWHEIRLDFGADEEYYDIGLLELTGDEKIFPVDGQHRVEGIKEVLKKSDKFVSERISVIFIGHKNDETGMQRARRLFSTLNRYAKPVSKRDIIALDEDDCVAIVSRNLLESFPLFENERILDAKGKAIPESNTKAFTSIITFYESNYELLNLFLANVEVKDPDGRKVKGGTKAKEYIRFRPNDEQLSKFEILCREFWDSLVSEIDDIKSYISNPANTTNFRNRNGGNLLFRPAALIPFVKSILVIHKKTENSFEDIARKMNKIELNINSAQWGGVLWDRKNHKMLVNHHKAVELLLIHYYDKNLLLPDEQKRLISAYASAVQMTQVEAANQLEIDI; encoded by the coding sequence ATGAAAATTCCTGCAATTAGGGCAAGGATTGGAGTATGGGTTTATTATATTTCGACTATGACATTTGAGCAAGTAAGGAAGTATGTTAAACCAGTTGATGATGAGCTTCATAAATCAACTGTCCTTCGAGAAATGCTTCAACGAAGTATTACCGATAACTATAAGAAAATAGCAACCTACATTGAGCAGCAGGAAGAGCGTTTTTTTAATTCATTAGTTTTAGCCGTATATGACGGTGATCCACAGTGGCATGAGATCCGTCTAGACTTTGGTGCCGATGAGGAATATTATGACATTGGATTGCTTGAATTGACTGGCGATGAAAAGATTTTTCCGGTTGATGGACAACACAGAGTAGAAGGCATAAAAGAGGTTTTAAAAAAGAGTGATAAGTTTGTATCAGAACGTATATCTGTCATTTTTATTGGTCACAAAAACGACGAAACAGGCATGCAACGTGCGAGGCGGTTATTCAGCACTTTAAACCGATATGCAAAACCTGTATCGAAGAGAGATATTATTGCTCTAGATGAAGATGATTGTGTTGCAATTGTCTCACGTAATCTACTAGAATCTTTTCCTCTATTTGAAAACGAAAGGATTCTTGATGCGAAAGGAAAAGCTATACCAGAGAGCAATACTAAAGCATTTACTTCGATAATTACTTTTTATGAAAGCAATTACGAACTGCTCAACCTCTTTCTGGCTAATGTTGAGGTAAAAGATCCTGATGGAAGAAAAGTAAAAGGTGGAACAAAGGCAAAAGAGTATATAAGATTTAGACCAAATGATGAACAACTATCTAAATTTGAAATCTTATGTAGAGAATTCTGGGATAGTCTAGTCAGCGAAATCGATGATATTAAGAGTTATATTAGTAATCCCGCAAATACAACTAATTTTAGAAATCGAAATGGAGGAAACCTTCTTTTTAGACCAGCTGCACTAATTCCATTCGTTAAATCCATTCTCGTTATCCATAAAAAAACAGAAAATAGCTTCGAGGACATAGCAAGGAAAATGAATAAAATTGAACTAAATATTAATTCTGCCCAATGGGGTGGTGTCCTGTGGGATAGAAAAAACCATAAGATGCTTGTGAATCATCATAAGGCTGTAGAGTTACTCCTAATTCATTATTATGATAAAAACCTGTTATTGCCAGATGAGCAAAAGAGACTTATCAGTGCTTACGCAAGTGCGGTTCAAATGACACAAGTAGAAGCCGCAAACCAACTTGAAATAGACATATAA
- a CDS encoding DUF4007 family protein, with protein MKFRAHDTFFIRKGWLSKGMRSVLASSDVFISKTNNPMDVLGIGANMVKALRYWMVAVGLTGEADTGPRVQTPTDLGRIIQANDPYFEETGTLWLLHYMLVRDKEATDTEATAWWYFFNEFKMTEFTREDFLAQISKFLRNSDEGEKPMRTIEDDFNCIINTYVSRMKSNSEKVKPESNIDCPLGELGLIDIVGTEKGGGRQKIYRKSAPKKDMLHPLILLAVLVDQARGEKEVRISSIQNDNGNAGKAFNLDIISLTSLLYKIEILGHIKVNRTAGLDVINILTNWNFYDCVSEYYREING; from the coding sequence ATGAAATTCCGCGCTCATGATACATTTTTTATCCGAAAGGGTTGGCTCTCTAAGGGAATGCGAAGTGTTCTCGCCTCCTCTGATGTATTTATCAGCAAGACAAATAACCCTATGGACGTACTTGGCATTGGCGCAAACATGGTCAAAGCCCTACGCTACTGGATGGTGGCAGTCGGGTTGACCGGAGAGGCTGACACAGGACCAAGAGTACAGACGCCCACTGATCTAGGCAGGATTATCCAAGCGAATGATCCGTACTTCGAAGAAACGGGGACATTGTGGTTGCTCCATTATATGCTCGTCCGCGATAAAGAAGCGACTGACACAGAGGCTACGGCGTGGTGGTATTTCTTCAATGAATTCAAAATGACTGAGTTCACGCGGGAGGACTTCCTCGCGCAGATAAGCAAGTTCCTTCGCAACAGCGATGAAGGCGAAAAGCCTATGAGGACAATTGAAGACGACTTCAACTGTATAATCAACACTTATGTTTCTCGCATGAAGTCAAATTCTGAAAAGGTCAAGCCCGAAAGCAATATTGATTGCCCCCTCGGAGAGCTCGGGCTTATCGATATTGTGGGAACGGAGAAAGGCGGAGGCAGACAAAAGATATATCGCAAGAGCGCACCGAAAAAGGACATGCTTCATCCTCTGATTCTGCTTGCCGTCCTCGTTGACCAGGCTCGCGGTGAGAAAGAAGTCCGCATATCCAGTATCCAGAATGATAACGGAAATGCAGGAAAAGCCTTTAACCTTGACATCATAAGCCTAACGTCACTTCTATATAAGATTGAAATACTCGGCCATATCAAGGTGAATAGGACGGCGGGGCTGGATGTTATAAATATACTGACTAACTGGAACTTCTACGATTGCGTGAGTGAATATTACAGAGAAATCAATGGATGA
- a CDS encoding phosphoadenosine phosphosulfate reductase domain-containing protein, which yields MWCRACSRETETEKCELCGTVTEPDIPLEIYWCENCKAPIIKFATDIDKDICPSCKQTTSYLCTDLRPVFPEERLLLEVLTGKPLAYMDKSVWASNNRYYIDGKPLTVSLKAYKNQTVTDIQRQLEQFSQQNSSVFFEDNIKTFVSINRLRLRFIIDEAHTFIKQTVKPYPRECLVISFSGGKDSTVTADLTIKALGDPSLVHIFGNTTLEFPLTVEYAERYRKANPKAIFKTAINREQDFFNMCEDIGPPARMLRWCCSMFKTGPITRVLNSMYCDKDILTFYGIRKCESVARSKYNRVEDNAESVKIQKQKVASSIFLWKDIDIWLYIFGEEIDFNAAYRLGYDRVGCWCCPNNNERAQFLSQIYMPDQYKKWHNFLVNFAKRIGKPDPEEYINSGKWKARQGGNGLEAAQDVKIRYTNCTTEDNAKVYQLNKPIDDSFISLFVPFGRIAPELGRKLINETIVVDMKTNTPILSIQPFAQEGYEYSVKVKTMNVARHDDLQRMVSYQIRKYNACRRCLKCESLCRFGAISIIGGVYQINLQKCQRCKMCVTAKYLDGGCTMGKYLRTKG from the coding sequence ATGTGGTGCAGGGCTTGTAGCCGCGAAACAGAGACTGAAAAATGCGAGCTGTGCGGAACAGTAACTGAGCCGGATATTCCGCTCGAAATTTACTGGTGCGAGAACTGCAAGGCACCGATCATTAAGTTTGCCACTGATATCGATAAGGATATCTGCCCATCATGTAAACAGACAACCTCTTATCTATGCACGGACCTTCGCCCCGTTTTTCCCGAAGAGCGCCTACTTCTTGAGGTTTTGACAGGAAAGCCGCTCGCCTACATGGATAAAAGTGTTTGGGCATCAAACAATAGGTATTACATAGACGGGAAACCTCTGACGGTTTCATTGAAGGCATATAAGAATCAGACGGTCACTGATATTCAACGGCAGCTAGAGCAGTTCTCACAGCAGAACAGCTCCGTCTTTTTCGAGGATAACATAAAGACCTTCGTCAGTATCAACCGGCTCCGGCTGAGATTCATCATTGACGAGGCGCATACATTCATCAAACAGACTGTAAAGCCATACCCGCGTGAGTGCCTGGTGATATCGTTCTCGGGAGGCAAGGATTCTACAGTTACAGCTGACTTGACTATCAAGGCTCTCGGAGACCCTTCCCTCGTACATATCTTCGGAAATACGACGCTAGAGTTTCCGCTTACCGTAGAATACGCCGAGCGCTATCGTAAGGCGAATCCCAAAGCGATTTTCAAGACCGCGATCAATCGCGAGCAGGACTTTTTTAACATGTGCGAGGACATTGGACCTCCAGCAAGAATGCTCCGGTGGTGCTGCTCGATGTTCAAGACGGGACCCATCACCCGTGTCCTGAACAGCATGTACTGCGATAAGGATATACTCACGTTTTACGGTATCCGCAAGTGCGAGTCTGTCGCTCGCAGCAAGTATAACCGAGTTGAGGATAACGCTGAGTCAGTAAAAATCCAGAAGCAGAAGGTGGCGTCGTCCATCTTCCTCTGGAAAGACATCGACATTTGGCTCTATATATTCGGAGAAGAAATAGATTTCAACGCGGCCTACCGCCTCGGCTATGACCGCGTAGGTTGTTGGTGCTGCCCGAATAACAATGAGCGGGCACAGTTCCTATCTCAGATATACATGCCTGATCAATACAAGAAGTGGCATAACTTCCTCGTCAACTTTGCGAAGCGCATCGGAAAGCCTGATCCGGAAGAATACATCAACAGCGGAAAGTGGAAAGCTCGTCAAGGCGGTAACGGCCTTGAAGCCGCACAGGATGTTAAGATCCGTTACACAAACTGCACCACCGAGGACAACGCTAAGGTCTATCAGCTTAATAAACCGATAGACGACAGCTTCATTAGCCTGTTCGTTCCGTTCGGGCGAATAGCTCCTGAACTCGGACGAAAGCTCATCAACGAGACAATTGTTGTGGACATGAAGACTAATACGCCTATCCTTTCAATTCAGCCATTCGCTCAGGAAGGCTATGAGTATTCGGTAAAGGTCAAGACAATGAATGTGGCAAGGCACGATGACCTCCAGCGTATGGTGAGTTATCAAATAAGGAAATACAACGCCTGCCGGCGCTGCCTCAAGTGCGAGTCCCTCTGCCGGTTCGGTGCGATCTCAATAATTGGTGGCGTCTACCAGATAAACTTGCAGAAGTGTCAGCGGTGCAAAATGTGCGTAACCGCAAAGTACCTTGACGGCGGCTGTACGATGGGAAAGTATTTAAGGACGAAAGGATAA
- a CDS encoding helix-turn-helix domain-containing protein translates to MAISYNKLWKLLIDKGMNKQDLKQASGISTTSMAKLGKCENITTDVLLKICRALDCDIADIMEVVPGTTVMKASE, encoded by the coding sequence ATGGCTATCAGTTATAACAAGCTTTGGAAGCTGCTAATCGATAAGGGTATGAATAAACAGGACCTTAAGCAAGCATCCGGGATCAGCACTACCTCTATGGCGAAACTTGGAAAATGTGAGAACATCACGACAGACGTCCTGCTGAAGATCTGCAGGGCTCTCGACTGCGATATTGCTGATATTATGGAGGTCGTGCCGGGTACAACAGTTATGAAGGCATCTGAGTAA
- a CDS encoding aminotransferase class V-fold PLP-dependent enzyme produces MTAYFDNAATTFPKPEEVYQFMDTFYRECGVNVGRGQHKLAAKAAALVAETRRLLLDLNRCHNKTVIFTPSATEALNLILRSLICKDNLNIYVSPFEHNAVTRVINYAAQTFKFNVITLAFNKETYNYDLEQIKYQFAENRPNVVIISHASNVCGVIAPIVEICTQSKRYGATNVIDMCQTMGLIDTDLNNNNIDYAVFAAHKTLYGPLGLGGFIMNPDFRLEPLLYGGTGTDSANPLLPDVLPDRYESGSPNIQAISGLNASLKWIDRVRINTIFEKENENHKRLVDLLSRYSNIKIVSPLDPALGIGVVSTVFEGYSSDNIGQILSERDIAVRSGLHCAPDAHRFLGTFPSGTVRFSVGYFNTDEDFVQLEAALEYILENS; encoded by the coding sequence ATGACCGCCTATTTTGATAATGCCGCAACGACTTTTCCTAAACCGGAAGAAGTTTATCAGTTCATGGATACTTTCTACCGTGAATGCGGCGTGAATGTCGGGCGTGGTCAGCATAAACTGGCAGCTAAGGCCGCGGCGCTCGTTGCCGAAACCCGCAGACTACTTCTCGACCTCAACCGCTGCCACAACAAAACGGTCATTTTCACACCTTCAGCGACAGAAGCATTAAACCTCATTCTGCGGAGTCTCATCTGCAAGGATAACCTCAACATATACGTATCTCCCTTCGAACATAACGCGGTTACAAGGGTTATCAACTATGCGGCGCAGACCTTCAAGTTCAATGTGATCACCCTTGCCTTTAATAAGGAGACCTATAATTATGACCTTGAGCAGATCAAGTATCAGTTCGCCGAGAACAGGCCGAACGTAGTCATAATAAGTCATGCAAGTAACGTTTGTGGTGTGATCGCTCCTATTGTTGAAATTTGCACTCAGTCAAAGAGATACGGCGCAACGAACGTTATCGATATGTGCCAGACAATGGGTCTCATTGATACCGACCTCAATAACAATAACATTGATTATGCAGTATTCGCCGCTCATAAAACGCTTTACGGACCTCTGGGTTTAGGCGGTTTCATAATGAACCCTGATTTCCGCCTGGAACCGCTGCTTTATGGTGGTACGGGAACAGATTCAGCAAACCCTTTACTTCCTGATGTTCTGCCTGACCGCTATGAATCCGGAAGCCCAAACATACAAGCAATCTCAGGTCTAAATGCGTCCTTAAAATGGATTGACCGTGTCAGAATAAATACGATTTTCGAGAAGGAAAATGAAAACCACAAGCGGTTGGTTGATTTGCTCTCAAGGTATAGTAACATTAAGATTGTATCACCGCTTGACCCTGCACTAGGCATTGGTGTCGTTTCAACGGTCTTTGAGGGATATAGTAGTGATAACATTGGGCAGATACTCAGCGAACGAGACATCGCTGTCCGTTCTGGGCTACATTGTGCTCCGGATGCTCACCGCTTCTTAGGGACTTTCCCCTCCGGAACGGTGAGATTCAGCGTCGGGTATTTTAATACTGACGAAGATTTCGTACAGCTTGAAGCTGCATTAGAGTATATCCTAGAGAATAGTTGA